The genomic DNA AATCACGCGCGAGGTGTTTACAGGCTCCGTCGCAGTTGTCGATCAAGATGTCATCTTGTTTGAGGATACCATTGCTAATAATCTGAAGATGTGGGATAGCTCGATTGAAGATTTCGAAATGATTCTTGCGGCTAGAGACGCGCATATTCATGATATCGTCATGGAGCGTGACGGCAGCTATAATTCAAAAATACTTGAGGGTGGAAAAAACTTTTCCGGGGGACAAAGGCAGCGTTTTGAGATTGCACGTGTTTTGGCGCAAGACCCAACGATTGTTATATTAGACGAAGCGACATCCGCCCTGGATGCAAAAACAGAATTTGAAGTTGTGAAGTCGATAAAGGACAGAGGAATTACTTGCATCATTGTGGCGCACCGGTTATCCACAATTCGTGATTGCGATGAAATAATTGTGATGGACAACGGTATAGTCGTAGAACGCGGAAAACACAGCGACCTTTTTTCGGAAGGCGGGTTATATGCAAAGCTCGTATCCAATGAATAGGATGGTGCAGGTATGGGTTGGTTTGACGAACAAATAAAAACAAGAATAAAAAAAGATAATGAAAACTTTGAAAGTTCATTTATAGATTTATCTTCGGTTGTTATGGGCAAAGGCATCGTTGTATCCACTATAAACAACAACCGTAAAAAGACTAAAAATGCAATAGACGAAATACTCCGGTACTATCACGTGAATTCTACGGACCTGCCGGAACAGATTAAGGACTTAAATGCGCAGCTTGAATATCTTATGCATCCATCCGGTATCATGCGGCGCGAGGTAAAGCTTGAAGGAACTTGGTATAAAGATAGCATCGGCCCTCTTTTGGGGTATACGCAGGATGGCGACACGATTGCCCTTCTTCCAAAGAAAATATCAGGCTATGAATATTTTGATTGGAAAAGCGGAAAAAAGGTTAGCGTTACTAAGAAAAATGCTAGCACGATAAAGCAGGGGGCTATTTGCTTTTATAAGTCCTTTCCAATTAAAAAACTTGCGACTTCTGATTTATTCAAATTTATTTTAAAAGCACTTTCACCGGCGGATTACGCAATGGCAATTCTATCTACTTTAACAGTTACAATCTTGGGTTTATTTATGCCATACGCAAGTCAATTGGTTTTTGAAAAGGTTATTCCCAGTGGAAAAACCAGTGCGCTCTTACCGATCGCTATTTTACTTTTTGGTGTAACATTATCCTCGTCCATGATAACTGTTGCAAAGAGTCTTGTTATGACGCGTATACAGACCAAGGTCAGCGTTGCAGTAGAGTCTGCATCCATGGCAAGAATACTATCGCTACCGGCTGAGTTTTTTAAAAACTATAGCGCAGGTGATCTAACAAGTCGCATCCAGAATGTAAACTTATTATGCGAAATGCTTGCAGAAGTTTTTTTAACGACAGGGTTATCTTCAATTTTATCCATTGTTTACATAGGCCAAATTTTTATATTTGCACCATCACTGGCAATCCCCGCTTTGGCTATTATTCTAACTTCTATTACGTTTTCTGTGGTGTCAACTTTTACGCTATTAAAAGTTAGCCGAAAGAAATTGAAAATTTCAGCGAAAATTCAAGGCTTGGTATTTTCGCTATTTTCCGGTGTCCAAAAAATTAAAATCGCTGGGGCAGAGCGACGGGCTTTTTCAAAATGGGCAGAGACCTATAAAGAGGAAGCGAGGTTGCAGTACGATCCGCCATTATTAATTAAAATAAGCCCTGCTATAACAACAGCCATTGCTATGGCGGGGACAATGGGGCTTTTTTATCTTGCGGCAGTCTCTAAGGTTTCTGTGGCAAATTATTTGGCCTTTAGCGCTTCGTTTGCACTGGTTTCAGGGGCTTTAAATTCGGTATCCGCTATGTCGTTAACCATTGCCAATATAAAGCCTGTGGCTGAAATGATTGAGCCAATTCTTAACGCGGAACCTGAGTTGGCGGCTGGAAAACAGGTATTAGCCCGACTTTCTGGCACAATTGAATTGAATAAGGTGTCTTTTCGTTATAATGAGAAAATGCCATTGGTTATTGATAACCTTTCTTTAAAAATAAGGGCCGGTCAATACGTGGCCATTGTGGGCGAAACTGGATGCGGAAAGTCCACGTTATTGAGGCTTGTGCTTGGGTTTGAAAAACCGCAAAAGGGTGCTATTTATTATGACGGAAAGGATATTCAAAAGATAGATTTAAAGTCGTTAAGACAAAATATTGGTGTGGTAATGCAAAACGGCAAGCTTTTTACCGGTGATATTTATTCTAATATAGTCATATCTGCGCCGTGGCTTCCGCTGGATTCTGCTTGGGAAGCGGCCGAGCTTGCAGGTATCGCCAATGATATACGCAACATGCCGATGGGAATGCATACCATCATTACAGAGGGTAGCGGTGGCATTTCCGGAGGTCAGCGCCAAAGACTTATGATTGCCAGAGCCATTGCTCCAAAGCCCAAAATTCTCATGTTTGATGAAGCGACGAGCGCTCTCGATAATATTACACAACGACAGATTTCTGATTCTCTTGAGAAATTGAAAAGTACCCGAATCGTCATTGCTCATCGTCTTTCAACAATCAAGCAATGTGATCGCATCATTGTGTTTGAAAAAGGGAAGATCGTGCAGGATGGTACTTACGAGGAATTGATGCAAACAAAGGGATATTTTTCAGACTTAGTACGGCATCAGTGCCTTGATGTAGAATATAGTTAAATTTTACAATAATACAATATATTTTTTAATTGAATAAATTATCATATTATTTTATAATTACAGGTAAAAAGTGGATAAGGAGGAAATTAAATGTCAGAAGATAAAAAAACGGCTGAAAAAGTAAAACCGGAACAATCAGGAGCACAGTTAGAGCATATTAAACAGCAGGGTAAGCTTTCGGACGATGAGGTTGAAAATGTTGTGGGCGGCAGAATTCCTTATTATAGAAGATCGGAATAGTAACAAGGCTAATTGTTTATGACGCTTAATATCTACCTATATCAAAAGGAAAATATCATGAAAGAATTGAAAGAGATACTTAAAAATTTAACTCCCGATCAGGTTAGGGAATTAAAAGAATGCAAAACAGTTCAGCAAATACTGGATGTTGCAAAAGGAGTAGAAGTAGTAATTACGTCAGAACAAGCAGGTGAAGTACTGCAAATGATTACACCGCCGGATCGACAGCTTTCAGATGAGGAGATAGAAAACATTACAGGCGGTTGCAGATGGTAGGCACTCTTCCCTCCGGTGATCATAAACAATACTAACAACGAATGCCTGCTTTATGTATAGCAGATGCATACACGCCATAATCTGAAAGGAACACCATGAAAGAATTAAAAGAGATGTTTGAAAATTTAACTCCGAATCAGAAAATCAAATTAAAAGAATGCAAAACGGTTCAGGAAATACTGGGTGTTGCGAAAGTAGAAGAAATAGTAATTACGCCAGAACAGGCAGAAATAGCACTGAAGTTGATAGCGCAGCCACATGAACAGCTTTCGGATGATGAGATTGAAAAAGTAACAGGTGGCTATAACTTTTCAATTGGCGCTCGCGCGCTTTAACAACCTTACTTGCACAATTGACGACATTATTCAATACCTGACCTACATAAAGTGTGTGCAACCATATAAAAGGAGGATGTTATGGGAGAACTAAAAGAAATACTTAATAATCTTACGCCTGAGCAGACAAGCAAAATAAAAGGGTGCAGAACCGCTCGGGAAATACTGGATGTTGCAAAAGTAGAAGCAATAGACATTACGCTTGAGCAGGCAGAAGGCATTCTGAGAATGGCGGCACCATCCTCTAGACAGCTTTTGGACGATGAAATTGAAAAAGTTACAGGCGGCTGTACCTGGATATAGTCAATTTTATTCTGAAGGGTTAAAGATTTATTAAGGAGAGTATTATGAGAGAATCAAAAGAAATGCTTAATAATCTTACGCTAGAGCAGATAAGTAAAATAAAAGGCTGTAAAAATAATGACGGCACCGCATGGACAGCTTTTTGATGATGATATTGAAAAGGTAACAGGCGGCGGTCCTTTTCCTTTTAGAAGGAAGTATCCGGACGGTGAATTTCATTTGGTAACAGAATAGAGAGCTTGTTTTTACTCTTAAATATATGTAAGAAATTACCCTGTGATAAATCATCATGGGGTAATTTTGTAATTTTGGACAATATTATGTATTTTTAGCAAAAATTATTTATTTTTATTAACATTATTGTTATAATAAAAAAATAAAGAATCCATAAAAGCAGTCATTCTTTCTTTAAATTCAATTAATAGTGCGGGGAGTCGATTAATGCTTAATGATTCTGTCGAGAGAAATATTGCTGAAAAGCATGTTAAAACAGCGATAACTATCAGACAGAATTGGTGAAAAGTTGATGAGAGGTGTCGTTTTTGAAAAAAATATGTACTTTTGTGTTGGCCGTTACAATAGCAGCTTTACCGCTCTTTACCGGGTGTATGAACAGCAACGATCAAGGGATCCGTAATGTAGAAGCACTGAATTCATCAAAGTATAAAATTGGTTTACCGCAGGGTGCGGCTGCGATGTATGCAGGCGAAGAATACTTTGATAGCGCTAAAATTACATATTACGCCTCACTGACGGATGGATATACAGCCGTTGAATATGGTAAGCTCGACGGGTTTGTATTCGACAGCCATGCTCTTGAATATGTAGCTGCCAACAATAATAAACTCGCAATTCTTCCTGAATCTATCGGAGATGAAAACATTGTTATTGGTGCTCCGTTCGGAAAAGAAAAGCTTATTGAGCAAGTCAACG from Oscillospiraceae bacterium MB24-C1 includes the following:
- a CDS encoding NHLP bacteriocin export ABC transporter permease/ATPase subunit produces the protein MGWFDEQIKTRIKKDNENFESSFIDLSSVVMGKGIVVSTINNNRKKTKNAIDEILRYYHVNSTDLPEQIKDLNAQLEYLMHPSGIMRREVKLEGTWYKDSIGPLLGYTQDGDTIALLPKKISGYEYFDWKSGKKVSVTKKNASTIKQGAICFYKSFPIKKLATSDLFKFILKALSPADYAMAILSTLTVTILGLFMPYASQLVFEKVIPSGKTSALLPIAILLFGVTLSSSMITVAKSLVMTRIQTKVSVAVESASMARILSLPAEFFKNYSAGDLTSRIQNVNLLCEMLAEVFLTTGLSSILSIVYIGQIFIFAPSLAIPALAIILTSITFSVVSTFTLLKVSRKKLKISAKIQGLVFSLFSGVQKIKIAGAERRAFSKWAETYKEEARLQYDPPLLIKISPAITTAIAMAGTMGLFYLAAVSKVSVANYLAFSASFALVSGALNSVSAMSLTIANIKPVAEMIEPILNAEPELAAGKQVLARLSGTIELNKVSFRYNEKMPLVIDNLSLKIRAGQYVAIVGETGCGKSTLLRLVLGFEKPQKGAIYYDGKDIQKIDLKSLRQNIGVVMQNGKLFTGDIYSNIVISAPWLPLDSAWEAAELAGIANDIRNMPMGMHTIITEGSGGISGGQRQRLMIARAIAPKPKILMFDEATSALDNITQRQISDSLEKLKSTRIVIAHRLSTIKQCDRIIVFEKGKIVQDGTYEELMQTKGYFSDLVRHQCLDVEYS